A genomic stretch from Carbonactinospora thermoautotrophica includes:
- a CDS encoding adenosine deaminase codes for MAAIHADIAGVHLRPATPTLEQIRRAPKVLLHDHLDGGLRPATVIELASEVGYDKLPTRDPDALGEWFVAAADSGSLERYLETFRHTVGVMQTREALARVAAECAEDLAADGVVYAEVRFAPELHTERGLTLEQVVEAVLEGFREGERRAAAAGHRTRIGTLLTAMRHAARSQEIAELAVRYRDVGVVGFDIAGAEAGFPPTRHLDAFEYLQRENAHFTIHAGEAFGLPSIWQAIQWCGADRLGHGVRIIDDITIGEDGSVKLGRLASYVRDKRIPLEMCPTSNVQTGAAKSIEEHPIGLLRRLYFRVTVNTDNRLMSGTSMSREFAKLVDAFGYTLDDLQWFTVNAMKSAFIPFDERLAFINHVIKPGYAALRSEWLFPAVSGSA; via the coding sequence ATGGCGGCTATCCACGCGGACATCGCCGGCGTCCACCTGCGCCCGGCCACCCCCACCCTGGAGCAGATCCGGCGCGCGCCCAAGGTGCTCCTGCACGACCACCTCGACGGGGGCCTGCGCCCGGCCACCGTGATCGAGCTGGCGAGCGAGGTCGGGTACGACAAGCTGCCCACCCGCGACCCGGACGCGCTCGGGGAGTGGTTCGTGGCGGCGGCCGACTCCGGGTCGCTGGAGCGGTACCTGGAGACGTTCCGCCACACGGTCGGCGTGATGCAGACCCGTGAGGCGCTGGCCAGGGTCGCCGCCGAGTGCGCGGAGGACCTGGCCGCGGACGGGGTGGTGTACGCCGAGGTGCGGTTCGCGCCGGAACTGCACACCGAGCGTGGGCTCACCCTCGAGCAGGTGGTCGAGGCGGTCCTGGAGGGCTTCCGGGAAGGGGAGCGGCGCGCCGCGGCGGCCGGGCACCGTACCCGGATCGGCACGCTGCTCACCGCGATGCGGCACGCCGCCCGGTCGCAGGAGATCGCGGAGCTGGCCGTCCGGTACCGGGACGTCGGCGTGGTCGGGTTCGACATCGCCGGCGCGGAGGCCGGGTTCCCGCCCACCCGGCACCTGGACGCGTTCGAGTACCTGCAGCGGGAGAACGCGCACTTCACGATCCACGCCGGGGAGGCCTTCGGGCTGCCGTCGATCTGGCAGGCGATCCAGTGGTGCGGGGCCGACCGGCTCGGGCACGGGGTGCGCATCATCGACGACATCACCATCGGCGAGGACGGGTCGGTCAAGCTGGGCCGGCTCGCCTCGTACGTGCGGGACAAGCGGATCCCGCTGGAGATGTGCCCGACCTCGAACGTGCAGACCGGGGCGGCCAAGTCGATCGAGGAGCACCCGATCGGCCTGCTGCGCCGGCTGTATTTCCGCGTCACCGTGAACACCGACAACCGCCTGATGAGCGGCACCTCGATGAGCCGGGAATTCGCCAAGCTGGTCGACGCTTTCGGCTACACCCTGGACGACCTGCAATGGTTCACGGTGAACGCGATGAAGTCGGCGTTCATCCCGTTCGACGAGCGGCTCGCGTTCATCAACCACGTGATCAAGCCCGGGTACGCCGCGCTGCGCTCGGAATGGCTTTTCCCGGCCGTGTCCGGCTCCGCCTGA
- a CDS encoding endonuclease/exonuclease/phosphatase family protein produces the protein MDEARQRAEGASPATGTVPAQPAETEPGPERDLPESPHGREPWRDLPEPTLRSRLRSWRLANATRIRAASGVLTWLLIAACALLVLARLAGWDAVSPLAQLVAFTPYAVPVLLLAAWLGALAGRRLAAALAGVLLVVQVAWLVPRFTAEEPPASPGAARLRVLAVNLRLGQVPAGDLVRFVREQRPDVLALVEVTPELEARLGELRARYPYRISRAEPGASGMALYVRQRPAGQGELPGRLAAMPYMDLAVAGRVVRVQAVHTMPPLPSTVAAWRADLDLLRDAAARTRGPEILLGDFNATVDHGGFRALLGTGMRDAHDARGRGLVRTYPAGEPYPPLVHLDHVLVSPEFQVMDVREYDLPGSDHRAVVADLAVLSAT, from the coding sequence ATGGACGAGGCGCGCCAGCGGGCCGAGGGGGCGTCACCGGCCACCGGGACAGTGCCCGCCCAGCCCGCGGAGACCGAGCCCGGGCCGGAACGCGACCTGCCGGAAAGCCCGCACGGCCGGGAACCCTGGCGTGACCTGCCCGAACCCACCTTGCGGTCCCGGCTGCGCAGCTGGCGGCTGGCCAACGCCACCCGGATCCGTGCCGCCAGCGGCGTCCTCACCTGGCTGCTCATCGCCGCGTGCGCGCTCCTCGTGCTGGCCCGCCTCGCCGGGTGGGACGCCGTCAGCCCGCTGGCCCAGCTCGTCGCCTTCACGCCGTACGCCGTGCCGGTGCTGTTGCTCGCCGCCTGGCTCGGCGCCCTGGCGGGCCGCCGGCTGGCCGCCGCGCTCGCCGGGGTGCTGCTGGTGGTCCAGGTGGCGTGGCTGGTGCCGCGCTTCACCGCCGAGGAACCCCCCGCCTCGCCAGGCGCCGCCCGGCTGCGGGTGCTGGCCGTGAACCTCCGGCTCGGGCAGGTGCCCGCCGGCGACCTGGTCCGGTTCGTCCGCGAGCAGCGCCCGGACGTGCTCGCCCTGGTGGAGGTCACGCCGGAGCTGGAGGCACGCCTGGGCGAGCTGCGCGCGCGGTACCCGTACCGGATCTCCCGCGCCGAGCCCGGGGCGAGCGGCATGGCGCTGTACGTGAGGCAGCGGCCCGCCGGGCAGGGCGAGCTGCCGGGCCGGCTCGCCGCGATGCCGTACATGGACCTCGCCGTGGCCGGCCGGGTGGTGCGCGTCCAGGCGGTGCACACCATGCCACCGCTGCCCTCCACCGTGGCCGCCTGGCGGGCGGACCTCGACCTGCTGCGCGACGCGGCGGCCCGTACCAGGGGGCCGGAGATCCTGCTCGGCGACTTCAACGCGACCGTGGACCACGGCGGCTTCCGGGCGTTGCTCGGCACCGGGATGCGGGACGCGCACGACGCGCGCGGGCGCGGCCTGGTCCGCACCTACCCGGCAGGCGAGCCCTACCCGCCGCTGGTCCACCTGGACCACGTGCTGGTCTCGCCGGAGTTCCAGGTCATGGACGTGCGCGAGTACGACCTGCCGGGCAGCGACCACCGGGCCGTGGTCGCGGACTTGGCGGTGCTGTCGGCGACCTGA
- a CDS encoding PspC domain-containing protein has product MQRSLVRPSQGRWIGGVCAGLALRFGLPVSLVRLLFVLSVALPGPQFLIYITLWVLIPSEDRTRW; this is encoded by the coding sequence ATGCAGAGGAGCCTGGTCCGGCCGTCCCAGGGGCGATGGATCGGGGGCGTGTGCGCCGGCCTGGCGCTGCGCTTCGGGTTGCCGGTCTCGCTGGTGCGGCTGCTGTTCGTGCTGTCGGTGGCGCTGCCCGGGCCGCAGTTCCTCATCTACATCACGCTCTGGGTCCTGATACCGAGCGAGGATCGGACTCGCTGGTAG